A single region of the Trueperaceae bacterium genome encodes:
- a CDS encoding alanine racemase encodes HGIANRPHIKTHKLPLIARWQLDAGARGITVQSVGEAEVMAAAGIDDILITYDVMGEDKVRRLAQVARLARLRVAVDNEVALAAVAAAARLAERSMGVLVEFESGKLRQGVVTPEEAVRLARAAAARPELAFLGLLTYPNSDQVPAFVERARALLTEAGLELQVVSVGGTPGLWRTHEAGVVTEHRAGTYVYNDRNSVAAGSATLDDCALHVHATLVSKPTPHRGVIDAGSKTLTSDLFRHGAGGGYGLILEYPEAVIRELSEEHGAVDFSACAKAPAIGERLRVVPNHVCPVSNLHDEVYAYRGGRLAAVLPVAARGKTR; translated from the coding sequence CACGGCATCGCCAACCGCCCGCACATCAAGACGCACAAGCTCCCCCTGATCGCCCGCTGGCAGTTGGACGCGGGCGCGCGCGGGATAACGGTGCAGAGCGTGGGCGAGGCCGAGGTCATGGCCGCCGCCGGCATCGACGACATCCTGATCACCTACGACGTGATGGGCGAGGACAAGGTCAGGCGCCTGGCGCAGGTCGCGCGCCTGGCGCGGCTGCGCGTGGCGGTCGACAACGAGGTGGCGCTGGCGGCGGTGGCCGCGGCGGCGCGCCTGGCAGAGCGGAGCATGGGCGTGCTGGTCGAGTTCGAGTCGGGCAAGCTGCGCCAGGGCGTGGTGACGCCGGAGGAGGCCGTGCGGTTGGCGCGCGCCGCGGCGGCCCGCCCGGAGCTCGCCTTCCTCGGGCTCCTCACCTACCCGAACTCCGACCAGGTGCCGGCCTTCGTCGAGCGCGCCCGCGCGCTCCTGACGGAGGCGGGCCTCGAACTCCAGGTGGTGTCCGTGGGCGGCACGCCGGGGCTATGGCGCACGCACGAGGCGGGCGTCGTCACCGAGCACCGCGCCGGCACCTACGTCTACAACGACCGGAACAGCGTGGCCGCCGGCAGCGCCACCCTCGACGACTGCGCGCTGCACGTGCACGCGACGCTCGTCAGCAAGCCCACCCCGCACCGCGGCGTGATCGACGCCGGCTCGAAGACGCTCACGAGCGACCTGTTCCGCCACGGCGCCGGGGGCGGCTACGGACTGATCCTCGAGTACCCGGAGGCGGTCATCCGGGAGCTGTCGGAGGAGCATGGCGCCGTCGACTTCTCGGCCTGCGCCAAGGCACCGGCCATCGGCGAGCGCCTCAGGGTGGTCCCCAACCACGTCTGCCCCGTCTCCAACCTCCACGACGAGGTGTACGCCTACCGCGGCGGTCGCCTCGCGGCCGTGCTGCCGGTCGCGGCGCGCGGGAAGACCCGGTGA